One window of the Nocardia huaxiensis genome contains the following:
- a CDS encoding glycerophosphodiester phosphodiesterase codes for MTSKGAKSKQLERAFAVLGVAVAAFGVAACGNDSDNKDSGSSATSASANPNRPFDLQAHRGGRGMTIEESLPGFAKAIELGVSTLELDIVLTKDSVPLIWHDPVMQAEKCTDTAPAFPDDPQYPYVGKLVHDLTYDQVHTLDCGKKLTGFPEAQELPGNKIAKLPELFDLVKSYPGAFEKLRYNIETKIEGEKREQSATPEEFVDVILTTVAEANAIDKVEIQSFDWRSLPLVKAANPAIPTVALYDDSTFKPGSMWLGPVKYEDYPDNPLGAIKALGANISSPSYVNPWDSDAKVGDAGFELTTDTAYVAKAHELGLKVIPWTVNDKDTIALVLDQGVDGIITDYPNRAREVMREKGMPLPPAFRK; via the coding sequence ATGACTTCCAAAGGAGCTAAGTCGAAGCAGCTCGAGCGCGCTTTTGCGGTCCTCGGAGTCGCGGTTGCCGCCTTCGGCGTGGCGGCCTGTGGCAATGATTCGGACAACAAGGACTCCGGGTCGTCGGCCACCAGCGCGTCGGCCAACCCCAACCGCCCCTTCGACCTGCAGGCCCATCGCGGCGGGCGCGGCATGACCATCGAGGAGTCCCTGCCCGGCTTCGCCAAGGCCATCGAACTGGGCGTGTCCACCCTGGAACTCGACATCGTGCTGACCAAGGACAGCGTGCCGCTCATCTGGCACGACCCGGTCATGCAGGCCGAGAAGTGCACCGACACCGCCCCGGCCTTCCCGGACGATCCGCAGTACCCGTACGTCGGCAAGCTGGTGCACGACCTGACCTACGACCAGGTCCACACCCTCGACTGCGGCAAGAAGCTCACGGGTTTCCCTGAGGCACAGGAACTTCCGGGCAACAAGATCGCCAAGCTGCCCGAGCTCTTCGACCTCGTGAAGTCCTACCCGGGCGCTTTCGAGAAGCTGCGCTACAACATCGAAACCAAGATCGAGGGCGAGAAGCGCGAACAGTCCGCCACCCCCGAGGAATTCGTCGACGTCATCCTGACGACGGTCGCCGAGGCCAATGCCATCGACAAGGTCGAGATCCAGAGCTTCGACTGGCGCAGCCTGCCCCTGGTGAAGGCCGCGAACCCGGCCATCCCGACGGTCGCCCTCTACGACGACTCCACCTTCAAACCCGGCAGCATGTGGCTGGGCCCGGTCAAGTACGAGGACTACCCCGACAACCCGCTCGGCGCGATCAAGGCTCTGGGAGCGAACATCTCGTCCCCCTCCTACGTGAACCCCTGGGATTCCGACGCCAAAGTGGGCGACGCCGGCTTCGAGCTCACCACCGACACCGCCTACGTGGCCAAGGCCCACGAACTCGGCCTGAAGGTCATCCCGTGGACGGTGAACGACAAGGACACCATCGCCCTCGTGCTCGATCAGGGCGTCGACGGCATCATCACCGACTACCCGAATCGGGCACGAGAAGTCATGCGGGAGAAGGGAATGCCGCTCCCGCCCGCCTTCCGTAAGTAG
- a CDS encoding dTMP kinase, protein MGALVVVEGLDGAGKRTLTDAVVAYLRERGLTVATLAFPRYDRSVHADLAAEALRGRHGDLAASVNAMALLFALDRADARDELSKLLADNDIVLLDRYVASNAAYNAARLEQGATGEIVSWVGELEFGRFGMPVPNVQILLDVPVEVAEERARLRGEADATRALDAYEKDGGLQRRTGIVYRELADTNWHGPWWVHRTGDDPATLAARIAENVAG, encoded by the coding sequence ATGGGTGCGCTGGTTGTCGTAGAGGGGCTCGACGGTGCGGGCAAACGCACGCTGACCGATGCCGTCGTCGCCTACCTGCGCGAGCGCGGGCTGACCGTGGCCACCCTCGCGTTCCCCCGCTACGACCGCTCCGTGCACGCCGACCTCGCCGCCGAGGCGCTGCGCGGCCGGCACGGCGACCTCGCGGCATCGGTGAATGCCATGGCGCTGCTGTTCGCGCTGGATCGCGCCGACGCCCGCGACGAACTGTCGAAGCTGTTGGCGGACAATGACATCGTGCTACTGGACCGCTATGTGGCCTCCAATGCCGCCTACAACGCGGCCCGCCTCGAGCAGGGCGCGACCGGCGAAATCGTGAGCTGGGTGGGCGAATTGGAGTTCGGGCGATTCGGGATGCCTGTCCCGAATGTGCAGATTCTCCTGGATGTCCCCGTCGAAGTGGCCGAGGAACGCGCCCGGCTGCGCGGCGAAGCCGACGCGACACGCGCTCTCGACGCCTACGAAAAAGACGGAGGACTACAGCGCCGCACCGGAATTGTCTACCGTGAACTCGCGGACACGAATTGGCACGGACCCTGGTGGGTGCATCGGACCGGTGACGATCCCGCAACACTCGCGGCGCGGATCGCGGAAAATGTTGCTGGATAG
- the mtrA gene encoding MtrAB system response regulator MtrA, with the protein MKPKILVVDDDMALAEMLTIVLRGEGFDPHVVGDGTQALTAVRELRPDLVLLDLMLPGMNGIDVCRVLRADSGVPIVMLTAKTDTVDVVLGLESGADDYIVKPFKPKELVARVRARLRRTEEEPQELLSIADIVIDVPAHKVTRGGQQISLTPLEFDLLVALARKPRQVFTREVLLEQVWGYRHAADTRLVNVHVQRLRAKVEKDPENPEIVLTVRGVGYKAGPP; encoded by the coding sequence ATGAAGCCGAAGATTCTGGTCGTCGACGACGATATGGCTCTCGCGGAGATGCTCACGATCGTCTTGCGCGGTGAGGGTTTCGACCCTCACGTCGTCGGTGACGGCACGCAGGCGCTGACCGCGGTCCGGGAGCTGCGTCCGGATCTCGTGTTGCTGGATCTCATGCTGCCCGGCATGAACGGCATCGACGTGTGCCGGGTGCTGCGAGCCGACTCGGGAGTGCCGATCGTGATGCTGACGGCGAAGACCGATACGGTCGACGTCGTCCTGGGTTTGGAAAGCGGCGCAGACGATTACATCGTCAAGCCGTTCAAACCGAAGGAACTCGTTGCTCGCGTGCGGGCCCGCCTGCGCCGCACCGAGGAGGAGCCGCAAGAACTTCTGTCCATCGCGGACATCGTCATCGACGTGCCGGCGCACAAGGTGACCCGCGGCGGTCAGCAGATCTCGCTGACTCCCTTGGAATTCGATCTGCTGGTGGCGCTGGCCCGCAAGCCGCGCCAGGTGTTCACCCGCGAAGTGCTGCTCGAACAGGTCTGGGGCTACCGGCATGCCGCCGATACCCGCCTGGTCAATGTGCACGTGCAGCGGTTGCGCGCCAAGGTGGAGAAGGATCCCGAGAACCCTGAGATCGTGCTGACCGTACGAGGCGTGGGTTACAAGGCCGGACCGCCGTGA
- the lpqB gene encoding MtrAB system accessory lipoprotein LpqB — protein sequence MRPASSRLLRALVVLGCVLGMTGCASLPDSSAPQALGTLDRQPTSAEPAPPISGREPDQLLRDFLQATADPTNRHQAARQFLSPSANVNWDDSAGTTIVDRPDTLRESRTADTATYVIRARKIGELSPDGAYRASDGTLENKVELVKVDGEWRVDALPSGVIVEQTAFAKSYKRYSLFFPNLAGQAMVPDLRWVSVRKDQLPQRLLGLLAEGSQTALEPAVRNPLSTPVTLRGPITKANGETENVGVGAGGVQVDFSGAAALDQKAKDLLATQVVLTLAGADVIGPYVLLADGKPLDERYAAGWQLSDVEDMGPNAVARNRAGLHAVRDGSLISVGENGIAPAPGFFGTTHTLQSVAVSPDAQLVAAVANSGRPEPEPGRTLIIGTYDGQGFPVDAAGSFTRPSWPADGSSAWTVVDGEKVKRAVHDRATGNVSLQDVDITELMAAQANSNGSVPRGPITELRISPSGARAALVAGGKVYLAVVTPQPGGRFALTSPLPLAVGLTTPVVSVDWQTDEKVVLVREGNIDPVATVLVDGSGFQAQTTQNLTPPVRVVSAVPDHEYVADSRAVLELTRNPEGGEYWREVPGLGANAVPVLPG from the coding sequence ATGAGGCCGGCGTCCTCGCGCCTGCTGCGGGCGCTCGTCGTGCTCGGCTGCGTGCTGGGCATGACGGGCTGCGCCAGCCTGCCGGATTCGTCCGCACCGCAGGCACTGGGGACGCTCGATCGCCAGCCCACCAGTGCCGAACCGGCGCCGCCCATTTCGGGCCGGGAGCCGGATCAGCTGCTGCGTGACTTCCTGCAGGCGACCGCCGATCCGACCAACCGCCATCAGGCGGCGCGGCAGTTCCTGTCGCCGTCGGCCAATGTGAATTGGGACGATTCGGCCGGGACGACCATCGTGGATCGGCCGGACACGCTGCGGGAGTCGCGGACCGCCGACACCGCCACCTATGTGATCCGGGCGCGCAAGATCGGCGAACTCTCACCCGACGGCGCCTACCGGGCCAGCGACGGCACCCTGGAGAACAAGGTCGAGCTGGTGAAGGTAGACGGCGAATGGCGCGTCGACGCCCTCCCGTCCGGCGTGATCGTGGAGCAGACCGCGTTCGCCAAGTCCTACAAGCGGTATTCGCTGTTCTTCCCCAACCTGGCCGGCCAGGCCATGGTGCCCGACCTGCGCTGGGTCTCGGTCCGCAAGGACCAGCTCCCGCAGCGCCTGCTCGGCCTGCTCGCCGAGGGCTCGCAGACCGCACTCGAACCGGCCGTCCGCAACCCGCTGTCCACACCGGTGACCCTGCGCGGACCCATCACCAAGGCGAACGGCGAGACCGAGAATGTGGGCGTCGGCGCGGGCGGCGTGCAGGTGGACTTCAGCGGCGCCGCGGCGCTCGACCAGAAGGCCAAGGACCTGCTGGCCACCCAGGTCGTGCTCACCCTCGCCGGCGCCGACGTGATCGGCCCGTACGTGCTGCTCGCCGACGGCAAGCCCCTCGACGAGCGCTACGCCGCCGGCTGGCAGCTCTCCGATGTCGAGGACATGGGCCCGAACGCGGTGGCCCGCAATCGCGCCGGCCTGCACGCGGTGCGTGACGGCTCGCTGATCAGCGTCGGCGAGAACGGCATCGCGCCCGCGCCCGGCTTCTTCGGCACCACCCACACCCTGCAGTCGGTGGCGGTGTCCCCGGATGCCCAGCTGGTCGCCGCGGTCGCCAATTCCGGTCGGCCCGAACCGGAACCGGGCCGCACCCTCATCATCGGCACCTATGACGGCCAGGGCTTCCCGGTGGACGCCGCCGGCAGTTTCACCCGGCCGTCCTGGCCCGCCGACGGCAGTTCCGCGTGGACGGTGGTGGACGGCGAGAAGGTCAAACGCGCGGTGCACGACCGCGCCACCGGCAATGTGTCGCTGCAGGACGTGGACATCACCGAACTGATGGCGGCGCAGGCCAATTCGAACGGCTCGGTGCCGCGCGGGCCCATCACCGAACTGCGCATCTCGCCGTCGGGGGCGCGGGCCGCACTCGTGGCGGGCGGCAAGGTGTACCTGGCCGTGGTGACCCCGCAGCCGGGCGGCAGGTTCGCGCTCACCTCGCCGCTGCCGCTGGCGGTCGGTCTCACCACGCCGGTCGTGTCCGTGGACTGGCAGACCGACGAGAAGGTGGTCCTGGTCCGCGAGGGCAATATCGATCCGGTGGCGACGGTCCTGGTGGACGGCTCCGGTTTCCAGGCCCAGACCACCCAGAACCTGACCCCGCCGGTGCGCGTCGTGAGCGCCGTCCCGGACCACGAATACGTGGCCGATTCCCGCGCGGTGCTGGAACTCACCCGCAATCCCGAGGGCGGCGAATACTGGCGCGAGGTCCCGGGTCTCGGGGCCAATGCGGTCCCGGTGCTGCCGGGCTAG
- a CDS encoding ComF family protein has protein sequence MGELLDLILPRTCGGCGASGTGWCADCAGSLSGPPIRIRPRADPGVPCWALAAYRGVPRRAVLAAKEQHRRDLATPLGTALARGLNRLRDTSRPLILVPAPSRGSASRRRGGDPVVRAARVAAGWLTDSQLVRMLRFRPGVRDSVGLGAGDRQHNVRGRIIVVPSSSTRGWFPANAQVVLIDDVLTTGTTASESVRVLAGTGVPVCAVLVTCHA, from the coding sequence ATGGGGGAGCTGCTGGATCTGATCCTGCCGCGCACCTGCGGCGGCTGCGGAGCGAGTGGAACGGGCTGGTGCGCCGACTGCGCCGGATCGCTGTCGGGCCCGCCGATCCGCATTCGCCCGCGCGCCGATCCCGGGGTGCCGTGCTGGGCGCTGGCCGCCTATCGGGGCGTGCCACGACGGGCCGTGCTGGCCGCCAAGGAACAGCATCGCCGCGATCTGGCGACCCCGCTGGGCACGGCTCTGGCCAGGGGGCTGAACCGATTACGGGACACCTCCCGCCCCCTGATCCTGGTGCCCGCACCCAGTCGCGGCAGCGCCTCGCGCCGTCGCGGCGGTGACCCCGTGGTGCGTGCGGCACGCGTCGCCGCAGGTTGGCTGACCGATAGCCAACTGGTACGAATGTTGCGGTTCCGGCCCGGTGTGCGGGATTCGGTCGGTCTGGGCGCGGGCGACCGGCAGCACAATGTACGCGGGCGGATCATCGTAGTACCGAGCTCCTCGACGAGGGGGTGGTTTCCGGCAAATGCCCAGGTAGTGCTTATCGATGACGTGCTGACCACCGGTACGACGGCGAGTGAGTCGGTGCGGGTGCTGGCTGGTACGGGTGTGCCGGTTTGTGCCGTGCTGGTGACGTGCCACGCTTGA
- the hpf gene encoding ribosome hibernation-promoting factor, HPF/YfiA family, whose amino-acid sequence MTTTSRPSAKNADTTVLLDDATVPDEPRGATHADVVVKGRTLGEGGVPEHFRIHVSDKLSRLERYDPTIYLFDVELTHEPNRRQRKNCQRIEITARGKGPVVRAEACADSFYAALELAVEKLASRLRRMKDRRNVHHGDKTPISVSQATAGLIDDSLFAATNGSSDAHEHSAYDAEADNAGPGHVVRTKTHPAIPMTIDDALYQMELVGHDFFMFMDKETDRPSVVYRRHAFDYGLIRLA is encoded by the coding sequence GTGACGACTACTTCACGACCTTCAGCGAAGAACGCAGACACCACGGTGCTGCTGGACGATGCCACTGTTCCCGACGAGCCCCGCGGGGCGACGCACGCGGACGTGGTGGTCAAGGGACGAACTCTCGGTGAGGGTGGCGTTCCCGAACATTTCCGAATCCACGTCTCGGACAAGCTCTCTCGCTTGGAGCGCTACGATCCGACCATCTACCTGTTCGACGTGGAACTCACCCACGAACCCAACCGTCGTCAACGCAAGAACTGCCAGCGGATCGAGATCACCGCTCGCGGCAAGGGTCCGGTCGTCCGGGCCGAAGCCTGCGCGGACAGTTTCTACGCCGCGCTCGAGCTCGCGGTCGAGAAACTCGCGAGCCGGCTACGCCGCATGAAGGACCGTCGCAATGTCCACCACGGCGACAAGACGCCCATCTCGGTATCGCAGGCGACGGCAGGACTCATCGACGATTCACTCTTCGCTGCCACCAACGGATCCTCCGATGCACACGAACACTCGGCCTATGACGCCGAAGCCGACAATGCGGGCCCCGGCCACGTCGTGCGCACCAAAACCCATCCGGCGATTCCCATGACCATCGACGACGCCCTCTATCAGATGGAGCTCGTCGGACACGATTTCTTCATGTTCATGGACAAGGAGACCGACCGACCGTCGGTCGTGTACCGCCGCCACGCCTTCGACTACGGCCTCATCCGGCTAGCGTAG
- a CDS encoding acetyl-CoA C-acyltransferase has translation MATKGARRAVIVAGARTPFVRAFTDYTRMDSIDLADTAVRGLLERSGLRKDSVQAIVWGGVILPSGAPNIAREIALDLALDPGCEGYTVTRACASGLQAVVSAAAAIERGEYDIMIAGGSDSTSNAEVKLPQKIVHAAAPLALGRPKPKDYLSAAMQLAPFTDIVPRRPKIEERTTGEVMGESAEKMARIHGITRAAQDEFAARSHHRAAAAIESGRFDSEVLSVTTPEGKTITRDGLVRAGTSVAKLGTLAPVFAKGGTVTAGNASPLTDGASAVLLMSEDKARELGFEPLAAFRSWSFVSVDPRDQVLIGPAISMPRALDKAGMSLSDIDFVDIHEAFAAQTLSVVSALASTEWAKTRLDRDTAVGEIDPALLNVHGGSVSLGHPFGATGARMVTTMANELARTGKSTALLGICAAGGIGASAVLERV, from the coding sequence ATGGCTACCAAGGGCGCTCGCCGTGCCGTCATCGTCGCCGGGGCGCGGACCCCGTTCGTGCGGGCATTCACCGATTACACCCGTATGGACTCCATCGACCTGGCCGATACGGCCGTGCGCGGACTCCTGGAACGCAGTGGGCTGCGCAAGGATTCGGTGCAGGCCATCGTGTGGGGCGGGGTGATCCTGCCCAGCGGGGCGCCCAATATCGCGCGTGAGATCGCGCTGGATCTGGCACTGGATCCGGGGTGCGAGGGCTACACCGTCACGCGTGCGTGCGCCTCCGGGTTGCAGGCCGTGGTGTCGGCGGCCGCCGCCATCGAGCGCGGCGAATACGACATCATGATCGCCGGCGGCAGCGACTCCACCAGCAATGCCGAGGTGAAGCTGCCGCAGAAGATCGTGCACGCCGCCGCGCCGCTGGCGCTGGGCAGACCCAAGCCGAAGGACTACCTCTCGGCCGCCATGCAACTCGCGCCGTTCACCGACATCGTGCCGCGCCGGCCCAAGATCGAGGAACGCACCACCGGCGAGGTGATGGGGGAGTCCGCCGAGAAGATGGCGCGCATCCACGGCATCACGCGGGCCGCGCAGGACGAGTTCGCGGCGCGGTCGCATCATCGAGCCGCCGCCGCCATCGAATCCGGGCGCTTCGACAGCGAAGTGCTGTCGGTGACCACCCCTGAAGGCAAGACCATCACCCGAGACGGCCTCGTGCGCGCGGGCACCAGCGTGGCGAAACTGGGCACGCTCGCACCGGTTTTCGCCAAGGGCGGCACCGTCACCGCGGGCAATGCCAGCCCGCTCACCGACGGCGCGTCCGCGGTCCTGCTGATGAGCGAGGACAAGGCCCGCGAACTCGGGTTCGAGCCGCTGGCCGCCTTCCGCTCCTGGAGTTTCGTCAGCGTCGACCCGCGCGACCAGGTGCTCATCGGCCCCGCCATCTCCATGCCGCGCGCCCTCGACAAGGCCGGAATGTCATTGTCCGACATCGATTTCGTGGACATTCACGAGGCTTTCGCGGCGCAGACCCTCTCGGTGGTGTCCGCGCTGGCCAGCACGGAATGGGCCAAGACTCGCCTGGACCGCGACACCGCCGTCGGCGAGATCGACCCCGCACTGCTCAATGTGCACGGTGGCTCGGTCTCGCTCGGTCACCCCTTCGGCGCGACCGGCGCGCGCATGGTCACCACCATGGCCAATGAACTGGCCCGCACCGGCAAATCGACTGCCCTGCTGGGCATCTGCGCCGCAGGCGGCATCGGCGCCTCGGCCGTGCTCGAACGGGTCTGA
- a CDS encoding GyrI-like domain-containing protein: protein MDTLDFKKAYRDLYAARREPVLLTVPPLPYLMIDGIGDPDGAEYKATVGALYAVAYGIRGLLKSAGTVVYSVPPLQGQWDGGPTADRSTWTYTMMIQQPPQADSALVQEAFAVTRKKKPDAPIDRVRWEIFDEGESGQILHVGPYATEPPTRDRLMEFLAAQGKKLRGRHHEIYLSAPGRVAPEAMKTLIRYPVTAI from the coding sequence ATGGACACACTGGATTTCAAGAAGGCGTACCGGGACCTGTACGCGGCGCGGCGGGAACCGGTGCTGCTTACCGTGCCGCCGCTGCCGTATCTCATGATCGACGGGATCGGGGATCCTGACGGGGCGGAGTACAAGGCGACGGTGGGGGCGCTCTACGCGGTCGCCTATGGGATTCGGGGGCTGCTGAAATCTGCTGGGACGGTGGTGTATTCGGTGCCGCCGCTGCAGGGGCAGTGGGATGGCGGGCCGACGGCCGACCGGTCGACCTGGACCTACACCATGATGATTCAGCAACCGCCGCAGGCGGATTCGGCGTTGGTGCAGGAGGCGTTCGCGGTTACGCGGAAGAAGAAGCCGGATGCGCCGATCGATCGGGTGCGGTGGGAGATCTTCGACGAGGGCGAGAGCGGGCAGATTCTGCATGTGGGCCCATATGCGACCGAGCCGCCGACCCGGGATCGGCTCATGGAATTCCTTGCCGCGCAGGGGAAGAAGCTGCGCGGACGGCATCACGAGATCTATCTGTCCGCACCGGGCCGGGTAGCGCCGGAGGCCATGAAGACACTCATCCGCTACCCGGTCACGGCGATCTGA
- the bluB gene encoding 5,6-dimethylbenzimidazole synthase, with protein sequence MCSEGPIAEAECLSVYDAIRLRRDVRAEFTGEVVDDTTLLRILEAAHRAPSVGNSMPWDFVVVREPATLRRFADHVADKRREFHESLPEDRAETFNPIKIEGIVESGTGIVVTHNQQRGGTHVLGRATVPETGLYSTILAIQNLWLAATAEGVGVGWVSFYDTPFLTELIGVPAGVKPVAWLCVGPVHEFQRVPDLERFGWRSRRPLEAAVHWESFTA encoded by the coding sequence GTGTGTTCCGAAGGCCCGATCGCCGAAGCTGAATGTCTGAGCGTCTACGACGCCATCCGATTGCGTCGCGATGTGCGCGCGGAATTCACCGGGGAGGTCGTGGACGACACCACGCTGCTGCGGATTCTCGAGGCCGCGCACCGCGCGCCGAGTGTCGGTAACTCGATGCCGTGGGATTTCGTGGTGGTGCGCGAGCCGGCGACCCTGCGCCGCTTCGCCGATCACGTGGCGGACAAGCGACGCGAATTCCACGAGTCGCTGCCGGAGGACCGGGCGGAGACCTTCAACCCGATCAAGATCGAGGGCATTGTCGAGTCCGGCACCGGCATCGTCGTCACCCACAACCAGCAGCGCGGCGGCACCCATGTGCTGGGCCGCGCGACCGTGCCCGAAACCGGTCTCTACTCCACGATTCTGGCCATCCAGAACCTGTGGCTGGCGGCGACCGCCGAGGGTGTGGGCGTCGGCTGGGTGAGCTTCTACGACACCCCGTTCCTGACCGAGCTGATCGGCGTCCCCGCAGGCGTGAAACCGGTGGCCTGGCTGTGTGTCGGCCCGGTGCACGAATTCCAGCGGGTGCCGGATCTGGAGCGTTTCGGCTGGCGCAGCCGCCGGCCGCTCGAGGCTGCCGTGCACTGGGAGAGCTTCACCGCCTGA
- a CDS encoding fatty acid desaturase family protein translates to MAISDVKEYAHLTPEDVEAIGAELDAIRREIESSRGESDAKYIRNVIRLQRGLEISARGVLFFSLFPPAWIAGTAMLGVAKIIENMEIGHNVMHGQWDWMNDPEIHSTKWEWDNAGPSEHWKITHNFLHHKYTNVLGMDDDIGYGLLRVTRDQRWSPFYLGQPVYNLLLQMFFEYGVAIQHLELGKVAKKKWPAGSPERIQFEEDRKVVLKKIGKQAAKDYLIFPLLTGPAFLGTLTANLGANIIRNVWTNAVIFCGHFPDGAEKFTKADVDGETQGEWYLRQMLGSANISGGPLMHFMTGNLSHQIEHHLFPDLPSNRLASIAVRVRALCDKYDLPYTTGSLPVQYAKSWRTIMKLSLPNKYLRRSSDDAPETKSEKAFGGEGYVDPMTGRYRGLRTALKQGRKKLSRREPALVG, encoded by the coding sequence ATGGCGATCTCGGATGTCAAGGAATACGCACACCTCACCCCGGAAGACGTGGAAGCGATCGGCGCCGAACTAGACGCCATCCGCCGTGAAATCGAATCGTCCCGGGGCGAGAGCGACGCCAAGTACATCCGCAATGTGATCCGCCTGCAGCGTGGCCTGGAAATCTCGGCGCGCGGCGTGCTTTTCTTCAGCCTCTTCCCGCCCGCCTGGATCGCGGGCACGGCAATGCTGGGCGTGGCCAAGATCATCGAGAATATGGAGATCGGCCACAACGTCATGCACGGCCAGTGGGACTGGATGAACGATCCGGAAATCCACTCCACCAAATGGGAATGGGACAACGCCGGCCCGTCCGAGCACTGGAAGATCACCCACAATTTCCTGCACCACAAGTACACCAATGTGCTGGGCATGGACGACGACATCGGCTACGGCCTGCTGCGCGTCACCCGCGATCAGCGCTGGTCCCCCTTCTACCTGGGCCAGCCGGTGTACAACCTGCTGCTGCAGATGTTCTTCGAATACGGCGTCGCCATCCAGCATCTGGAGCTCGGCAAGGTCGCGAAGAAGAAGTGGCCGGCCGGCAGCCCCGAGCGCATCCAGTTCGAGGAGGACCGCAAGGTCGTCCTGAAGAAGATCGGCAAGCAGGCCGCCAAGGACTACCTGATCTTCCCGCTGCTCACCGGCCCCGCCTTCCTGGGCACGCTGACCGCCAACCTGGGCGCCAATATCATCCGCAATGTGTGGACCAATGCCGTCATCTTCTGCGGCCATTTCCCCGACGGCGCGGAGAAGTTCACCAAGGCCGATGTGGACGGCGAAACCCAGGGCGAGTGGTACCTGCGCCAGATGCTGGGCAGCGCCAATATCTCCGGCGGCCCGCTCATGCACTTCATGACCGGCAATCTCTCGCACCAGATCGAGCACCACCTGTTCCCGGACCTGCCGTCGAACCGCCTGGCGTCCATCGCGGTTCGCGTGCGCGCCCTCTGCGACAAGTACGACCTGCCCTACACCACCGGTTCGCTGCCGGTGCAGTACGCCAAGTCGTGGCGCACCATCATGAAGCTGTCGCTGCCCAACAAGTATCTGCGCCGCAGCTCCGACGACGCCCCGGAAACCAAGTCGGAGAAGGCTTTCGGCGGCGAAGGCTACGTCGATCCGATGACCGGCCGCTACCGGGGCCTGCGCACCGCCCTGAAGCAGGGCCGCAAGAAGCTGTCCCGCCGCGAGCCCGCGCTCGTCGGCTGA